One stretch of Miscanthus floridulus cultivar M001 chromosome 18, ASM1932011v1, whole genome shotgun sequence DNA includes these proteins:
- the LOC136521380 gene encoding uncharacterized protein, which produces MASSPARRLYYLLLLVLLLLATLSSPSVRASSERRRRRVDDKPALPPAVVPVPGRARQQFHVAPTTGPIRERRSRARGGGGNGAWTFSAMLPRGFVPPSGSSDCHNDMPDTAADAQFFACSGGGTP; this is translated from the coding sequence ATGGCTTCGTCCCCAGCGCGGCGGCTATATTACCTTCTCCTGCtggttctcctcctcctcgccacGCTCTCCTCGCCGTCCGTCCGCGCTTCctcggagcgccgccgccgccgcgtggaCGACAAGCCGGCGTTGCCACCCGCCGTGGTCCCAGTCCCAGGGCGCGCGCGGCAGCAGTTCCACGTGGCGCCAACAACGGGGCCGATCAGGGAACGGAGGAGCAGGGCGCGCGGCGGGGGCGGCAACGGCGCATGGACGTTCTCGGCGATGCTGCCCCGGGGGTTCGTGCCGCCGTCGGGCTCGTCCGATTGCCACAACGACATGCCGGACACCGCCGCCGACGCCCAGTTCTTCGCCTGTAGCGGCGGCGGGACGCCGTGA